Proteins from a genomic interval of Acinonyx jubatus isolate Ajub_Pintada_27869175 chromosome B4, VMU_Ajub_asm_v1.0, whole genome shotgun sequence:
- the TMEM121B gene encoding transmembrane protein 121B produces MHPALGNPRSVSSSSGSFPPPPAAARLQPLFLRGGSFRDRRGSGDSSTSTSTSRGGGGGRRGGGGGGGGGSRSPSSSTGAEREDDDESISISKPLVPATAAGLPGPPAQGGAPAADPAPAAFSSSAATSSSTSTPTSSCSMTAADFGGGAAAGAVGGPGGRSAGGAGGTGTGSGTSCCSCCCCCGRPTRSGRRSRRRGCAPSPGCRWGYQALSVVLLLAQGGLLDLYLIAVTDLYWCSWIATDLVVVAGWAIFFAKNSRGRRGGMASGAHNHHQHHHHAAPPLHLPASSAASAGAAAGAKARSGRGGAGGPGGGPGAVGSAGEFAFAYLAWLIYSIAFTPKVVLILGTSILDLIELRAPFGTTGFRITMALSVPLLYSLVRAISEAGAPPGSAGPLLLQPQQHRAAGCFLGTCLDLLDSFTLVELMLEGRVPLPAHLRYLLIAVYFLTLSSPVLWLYELNAAAAASSWGQASGPGSCSRLLRLLGGCLVDVPLLALRCLLVVSYQQPLSIFMLKNLFFLGCRGLEALEGCWDRGSRASPSRGRGGYGAPPSAPPPPPPPPPPPQGVSQLGHCISENEGGAHGYVNTLAVASQN; encoded by the coding sequence ATGCACCCAGCGCTCGGCAACCCCCGCTCGGTCTCGTCCTCGTCCGGCTCCTtcccgccgccccccgccgccgcccggctGCAGCCCCTTTTCCTCCGGGGGGGTTCCTTCCGCGACCGGAGAGGCTCGGGCGACAGcagcaccagcaccagcaccagccGGGGGGGAGGCGGCGGCAGacgcggcgggggcggcggcggcggcggcggctcccgCTCCCCCAGCAGCAGCACCGGCGCCGAGCGAGAGGACGACGACGAGAGCATCAGCATCAGCAAGCCGCTGGTGCCAGCCACCGCCGCCGGGCTCCCGGGACCCCCGGCTCAGGGGGGCGCCCCAGCCGCCGACCCCGCGCCCGCCGCCTTCTCCTCCTCGGCcgccacctcctcctccacctccacgcCCACCTCCTCCTGCAGCATGACAGCCGCGGACTTTGGCGGGGGCGCGGCGGCCGGGGCCGTCGGGGGCCCCGGGGGCCGCTCGGCTGGGGGCGCGGGCGGCACCGGGACAGGCAGCGGCACCTCCTGCTGCTCGTGTTGCTGCTGCTGCGGTCGCCCGACCCGGTCGGGCCGTAGGAGTCGACGCCGCGGCTGCGCCCCCAGCCCGGGGTGCCGCTGGGGCTACCAGGCGCTGTCCGTGGTGCTGCTGCTGGCGCAGGGCGGTCTGCTGGACCTGTACCTCATCGCCGTCACCGACCTGTACTGGTGCTCCTGGATCGCCACTGACCTGGTGGTGGTGGCGGGCTGGGCCATTTTCTTCGCCAAGAACAGCCGGGGCCGTCGGGGCGGCATGGCGAGCGGCGCGCACaaccaccaccagcaccaccaccacgcCGCGCCGCCCCTGCACCTGCCCGCCTCCTCCGCAGCCTCCGCCGGGGCTGCGGCAGGGGCCAAGGCGCGCAGCGGCCGCGGGGGCGCCGGTGGCCCGGGGGGCGGCCCGGGGGCTGTCGGGTCAGCGGGCGAGTTCGCCTTTGCCTACCTGGCCTGGCTCATCTACTCCATCGCCTTCACGCCCAAGGTGGTGCTCATCCTGGGCACGTCCATCCTGGACCTCATAGAGCTGCGCGCGCCCTTCGGCACCACGGGCTTCCGCATCACCATGGCGCTGTCCGTGCCCTTGCTCTACAGCCTGGTGCGGGCCATCAGCGAGGCTGGCGCCCCCCCTGGCTCGGCGGGACCCCTACTCTTGCAGCCCCAGCAGCACCGAGCCGCCGGCTGCTTCCTGGGCACGTGTCTGGACCTGCTCGACAGCTTCACCTTGGTGGAGCTGATGCTGGAAGGCCGCGTGCCGCTACCCGCGCACCTGCGCTACCTGCTCATCGCCGTCTACTTCCTCACCCTCTCCTCGCCGGTGCTCTGGCTTTACGAGCTCAACGCCGCAGCGGCAGCTTCGTCCTGGGGCCAGGCTTCAGGGCCGGGCAGCTGTAGCCGCCTTCTGCGACTGCTGGGTGGCTGCCTGGTGGACGTGCCCTTGTTGGCGCTGCGCTGCCTCCTGGTGGTGAGCTACCAGCAGCCCCTCTCCATCTTCATGCTCAAGAACCTCTTCTTCCTAGGCTGCCGCGGCCTGGAAGCCCTAGAGGGCTGTTGGGACCGGGGGAGTCGGGCCTCCCCCAGTCGGGGGAGAGGGGGCTATGGCGCTCCGCCCTCTGCCCCACCgccgccaccgccaccaccaccaccacctcaggGAGTCTCTCAGCTGGGCCACTGCATCTCGGAGAATGAGGGAGGAGCCCATGGCTATGTCAATACCCTGGCAGTGGCCTCCCAGAATTGA
- the IL17RA gene encoding interleukin-17 receptor A isoform X3 yields the protein MGTPRRGPPVVPGPLLGRLLLSLLLSGLAPVRASPRLLDYPAPVCSQQGLNCVVKNSTCLDDSWIHLRNLTPSSPKDVQVHLDFVQTQHGDLLPVAGIRWTLQTDASILYLEGAELSVLQLNTNERLCVKFEFLTRLKHHHKRWHFTFSHFVVEPGQEYEVTVHHLPKPIPDGDPNHQSRNFPVPGCEDPRMKMITPCVGSGSLWDPNITVETLEARQLWVSFTLWNESTHYQILLTSFPHTENHSCFQHTLMVPEPAYQDSRQRSNVTLTLSDSNWCCRHRVQIQPFFSSCLNDCLRHSITVPCPEIPDPPVSIAGSREKYRNDTKCTDVLPKSSLTPPPLKPRKVWIVYSADHPLYVDVVLKFAQFLLTVCGTEVALDLLQEQVISEVGIMTWVGRQKQEMVETNSKIIILCSRGTRAKWQAILGWEEPAVQLRCDCWKPGGDLFTAAMNMILPDFKKPACFGTYIVCYFRDISSESDIPDLFNITPRYPLMDKFEEVYFRIQDLEMFEPGRMHRVGELTGENYLRSPSGWLLKEAVERFREWQAQCPDWFERENLCSAEDQDLPSLDEEVFEEPLLPPGGGIIKQKPLVQEPASEGCLVLDLRVCEEGRGMSRLEPQVQPQGEPAALTLQTEVLPVEEAPPTQAVQPVPQATGSSTASRLAVVEGDEAWPLLEGHGPRRNSILFPVDSEDPPLCSTPRASPNHLPEDVREQLEGLMFSLFQQSLGCQDQEGWESAAAALKDLYAPCEDGQRQSVQSDQGYISRSSPQPPEGLLEMEEEGEKQDLGRSAKQLSPEDLESLRSLQRQLFFQELQKNSGWDGVEPEMP from the exons GGGCTAAACTGCGTAGTCAAGAATA GTACCTGCCTGGATGACAGCTGGATCCACCTTCGAAATCTGACCCCTTCATCCCCAAAGGATGTCCAGGTCCACCTGGACTTTGTCCAGACCCAGCATGGAGACCTACTGCCTGTAGCTGGCATCAGATGGACCCTGCAGACAGATG CCAGCATCCTCTACCTGGAGGGTGCAGAGTTGTCTGTCCTGCAGCTGAACACCAATGAACGTTTGTGTGTCAAGTTTGAGTTTCTGACCAGACTGAAGCATCATCATAAGCGG TGGCATTTTACCTTCAGCCACTTTGTGGTAGAACCTGGCCAGGAGTATGAGGTGACTGTTCACCACCTGCCCAAACCCATCCCTGATGGTGACCCAAACCACCAGTCCAGGAACTTTCCCGTACCTG GCTGCGAAGACCCCAGGATGAAGATGATCACACCATGCGTGGGCTCAG GCAGCCTGTGGGACCCCAACATCACCGTGGAGACCCTGGAGGCCCGCCAGCTGTGGGTGAGCTTCACCCTGTGGAATGAATCTACCCATTACCAGATCCTGCTGACAAGTTTTCCACACACGGAGAACCACAGCTGCTTCCAGCACACACTGATGGTGCCCGAG CCTGCGTACCAGGACTCCCGCCAGCGGTCCAATGTCACGCTTACCCTGTCAGATTCTAATTGGTGCTGCCGCCACCGAGTACAG ATCCAGCCCTTCTTCAGTAGCTGTCTAAACGACTGCCTCAGACACTCCATAACTGTACCCTGCCCGGAAATTCCAGATCCTCCAG TCTCAATCGCAG ggtCTCGTGAAAAATACAGGAATGACACCAAATGTACAG ATGTCCTGCCCAAGAGCAGCCTGACGCCCCcacccctgaagcccaggaaggtCTGGATTGTCTACTCAGCTGACCACCCCCTCTACGTGGATGTGGTCCTAAAGTTCGCCCAGTTCCTGCTCACCGTCTGTGGCACCGAAGTGGCCCTCGACCTGCTGCAGGAGCAGGTCATCTCAGAggtggggatcatgacctgggtgggcCGCCAGAAGCAGGAAATGGTAGAGACCAACTCCAAGATCATCATCCTGTGCTCCCGAGGCACCCGCGCCAAGTGGCAGGCCATCCTTGGCTGGGAGGAGCCTGCTGTCCAGCTTCGGTGTGACTGCTGGAAGCCCGGGGGTGACCTCTTCACAGCGGCCATGAACATGATCCTGCCAGACTTTAAGAAGCCAGCCTGCTTCGGCACCTACATTGTCTGCTACTTCCGTGACATCAGCAGTGAGAGTGATATTCCTGACCTCTTCAACATCACTCCCAGGTACCCACTCATGGACAAATTTGAGGAAGTTTACTTCCGAATCCAGGACCTGGAGATGTTTGAACCCGGCCGGATGCACCGCGTTGGGGAGCTCACGGGTGAGAACTACCTGCGGAGCCCCAGTGGCTGGCTGCTGAAGGAGGCCGTGGAGAGGTTCCGGGAGTGGCAGGCTCAGTGCCCTGACTGGTTCGAGCGCGAGAACCTTTGCTCCGCAGAGGACCAGGACCTCCCATCCCTGGATGAAGAGGTGTTTGAAGAGCCGCTGCTGCCACCGGGAGGAGGGATCATCAAGCAAAAGCCCCTGGTGCAGGAACCTGCCTCCGAGGGCTGCCTGGTGCTCGATCTGCGCGTctgtgaggaaggaaggggaatgtCCCGGCTGGAACCTCAAGTTCAGCCCCAGGGAGAGCCGGCAGCCCTGACGCTCCAGACAGAGGTGCTCCCTGTGGAGGAGGCGCCTCCAACTCAGGCAGTACAGCCTGTCCCTCAAGCCACCGGGAGCAGCACAGCCAGCCGCTTGGCCGTGGTGGAGGGAGATGAGGCCTGGCCACTGTTAGAGGGCCACGGCCCTCGGCGGAACAGCATCCTCTTCCCCGTGGACTCAGAGGACCCGCCCCTCTGCAGCACGCCTAGGGCATCGCCCAACCACCTCCCGGAAGACGTGAGGGAACAGCTCGAAGGCCTGATGTTCTCACTCTTCCAACAGAGTCTGGGCTGCCAGGACCAGGAGGGCTGGGAGAGCGCCGCAGCAGCCCTCAAAGACCTGTACGCTCCCTGTGAGGATGGGCAGCGACAGTCAGTGCAGTCCGACCAGGGCTACATCTCCAGGAGCTCCCCGCAGCCCCCTGAAGGACTCCTGgaaatggaggaggagggagaaaagcagGACCTGGGGAGGTCGGCCAAGCAGCTCTCGCCTGAGGACCTAGAGAGCCTGAGAAGCCTCCAGCGGCAACTTTTCTTCCAAGAGCTTCAGAAGAACTCTGGCTGGGACGGTGTGGAGCCCGAGATGCCATAG
- the IL17RA gene encoding interleukin-17 receptor A isoform X1 yields MGTPRRGPPVVPGPLLGRLLLSLLLSGLAPVRASPRLLDYPAPVCSQQGLNCVVKNSTCLDDSWIHLRNLTPSSPKDVQVHLDFVQTQHGDLLPVAGIRWTLQTDASILYLEGAELSVLQLNTNERLCVKFEFLTRLKHHHKRWHFTFSHFVVEPGQEYEVTVHHLPKPIPDGDPNHQSRNFPVPGCEDPRMKMITPCVGSGSLWDPNITVETLEARQLWVSFTLWNESTHYQILLTSFPHTENHSCFQHTLMVPEPAYQDSRQRSNVTLTLSDSNWCCRHRVQIQPFFSSCLNDCLRHSITVPCPEIPDPPVSIADYIPLWVYGFITGISILLVGSVILLIICMTWRLPRSREKYRNDTKCTDVLPKSSLTPPPLKPRKVWIVYSADHPLYVDVVLKFAQFLLTVCGTEVALDLLQEQVISEVGIMTWVGRQKQEMVETNSKIIILCSRGTRAKWQAILGWEEPAVQLRCDCWKPGGDLFTAAMNMILPDFKKPACFGTYIVCYFRDISSESDIPDLFNITPRYPLMDKFEEVYFRIQDLEMFEPGRMHRVGELTGENYLRSPSGWLLKEAVERFREWQAQCPDWFERENLCSAEDQDLPSLDEEVFEEPLLPPGGGIIKQKPLVQEPASEGCLVLDLRVCEEGRGMSRLEPQVQPQGEPAALTLQTEVLPVEEAPPTQAVQPVPQATGSSTASRLAVVEGDEAWPLLEGHGPRRNSILFPVDSEDPPLCSTPRASPNHLPEDVREQLEGLMFSLFQQSLGCQDQEGWESAAAALKDLYAPCEDGQRQSVQSDQGYISRSSPQPPEGLLEMEEEGEKQDLGRSAKQLSPEDLESLRSLQRQLFFQELQKNSGWDGVEPEMP; encoded by the exons GGGCTAAACTGCGTAGTCAAGAATA GTACCTGCCTGGATGACAGCTGGATCCACCTTCGAAATCTGACCCCTTCATCCCCAAAGGATGTCCAGGTCCACCTGGACTTTGTCCAGACCCAGCATGGAGACCTACTGCCTGTAGCTGGCATCAGATGGACCCTGCAGACAGATG CCAGCATCCTCTACCTGGAGGGTGCAGAGTTGTCTGTCCTGCAGCTGAACACCAATGAACGTTTGTGTGTCAAGTTTGAGTTTCTGACCAGACTGAAGCATCATCATAAGCGG TGGCATTTTACCTTCAGCCACTTTGTGGTAGAACCTGGCCAGGAGTATGAGGTGACTGTTCACCACCTGCCCAAACCCATCCCTGATGGTGACCCAAACCACCAGTCCAGGAACTTTCCCGTACCTG GCTGCGAAGACCCCAGGATGAAGATGATCACACCATGCGTGGGCTCAG GCAGCCTGTGGGACCCCAACATCACCGTGGAGACCCTGGAGGCCCGCCAGCTGTGGGTGAGCTTCACCCTGTGGAATGAATCTACCCATTACCAGATCCTGCTGACAAGTTTTCCACACACGGAGAACCACAGCTGCTTCCAGCACACACTGATGGTGCCCGAG CCTGCGTACCAGGACTCCCGCCAGCGGTCCAATGTCACGCTTACCCTGTCAGATTCTAATTGGTGCTGCCGCCACCGAGTACAG ATCCAGCCCTTCTTCAGTAGCTGTCTAAACGACTGCCTCAGACACTCCATAACTGTACCCTGCCCGGAAATTCCAGATCCTCCAG TCTCAATCGCAG ACTATATACCCCTGTGGGTGTACGGGTTCATCACGGGCATCTCCATCCTGCTGGTGGGTTCCGTCATCCTGCTGATCATCTGCATGACCTGGAGGCTACCCA ggtCTCGTGAAAAATACAGGAATGACACCAAATGTACAG ATGTCCTGCCCAAGAGCAGCCTGACGCCCCcacccctgaagcccaggaaggtCTGGATTGTCTACTCAGCTGACCACCCCCTCTACGTGGATGTGGTCCTAAAGTTCGCCCAGTTCCTGCTCACCGTCTGTGGCACCGAAGTGGCCCTCGACCTGCTGCAGGAGCAGGTCATCTCAGAggtggggatcatgacctgggtgggcCGCCAGAAGCAGGAAATGGTAGAGACCAACTCCAAGATCATCATCCTGTGCTCCCGAGGCACCCGCGCCAAGTGGCAGGCCATCCTTGGCTGGGAGGAGCCTGCTGTCCAGCTTCGGTGTGACTGCTGGAAGCCCGGGGGTGACCTCTTCACAGCGGCCATGAACATGATCCTGCCAGACTTTAAGAAGCCAGCCTGCTTCGGCACCTACATTGTCTGCTACTTCCGTGACATCAGCAGTGAGAGTGATATTCCTGACCTCTTCAACATCACTCCCAGGTACCCACTCATGGACAAATTTGAGGAAGTTTACTTCCGAATCCAGGACCTGGAGATGTTTGAACCCGGCCGGATGCACCGCGTTGGGGAGCTCACGGGTGAGAACTACCTGCGGAGCCCCAGTGGCTGGCTGCTGAAGGAGGCCGTGGAGAGGTTCCGGGAGTGGCAGGCTCAGTGCCCTGACTGGTTCGAGCGCGAGAACCTTTGCTCCGCAGAGGACCAGGACCTCCCATCCCTGGATGAAGAGGTGTTTGAAGAGCCGCTGCTGCCACCGGGAGGAGGGATCATCAAGCAAAAGCCCCTGGTGCAGGAACCTGCCTCCGAGGGCTGCCTGGTGCTCGATCTGCGCGTctgtgaggaaggaaggggaatgtCCCGGCTGGAACCTCAAGTTCAGCCCCAGGGAGAGCCGGCAGCCCTGACGCTCCAGACAGAGGTGCTCCCTGTGGAGGAGGCGCCTCCAACTCAGGCAGTACAGCCTGTCCCTCAAGCCACCGGGAGCAGCACAGCCAGCCGCTTGGCCGTGGTGGAGGGAGATGAGGCCTGGCCACTGTTAGAGGGCCACGGCCCTCGGCGGAACAGCATCCTCTTCCCCGTGGACTCAGAGGACCCGCCCCTCTGCAGCACGCCTAGGGCATCGCCCAACCACCTCCCGGAAGACGTGAGGGAACAGCTCGAAGGCCTGATGTTCTCACTCTTCCAACAGAGTCTGGGCTGCCAGGACCAGGAGGGCTGGGAGAGCGCCGCAGCAGCCCTCAAAGACCTGTACGCTCCCTGTGAGGATGGGCAGCGACAGTCAGTGCAGTCCGACCAGGGCTACATCTCCAGGAGCTCCCCGCAGCCCCCTGAAGGACTCCTGgaaatggaggaggagggagaaaagcagGACCTGGGGAGGTCGGCCAAGCAGCTCTCGCCTGAGGACCTAGAGAGCCTGAGAAGCCTCCAGCGGCAACTTTTCTTCCAAGAGCTTCAGAAGAACTCTGGCTGGGACGGTGTGGAGCCCGAGATGCCATAG
- the IL17RA gene encoding interleukin-17 receptor A isoform X2: MGTPRRGPPVVPGPLLGRLLLSLLLSGLAPVRASPRLLDYPAPVCSQQGLNCVVKNSTCLDDSWIHLRNLTPSSPKDVQVHLDFVQTQHGDLLPVAGIRWTLQTDASILYLEGAELSVLQLNTNERLCVKFEFLTRLKHHHKRWHFTFSHFVVEPGQEYEVTVHHLPKPIPDGDPNHQSRNFPVPGCEDPRMKMITPCVGSGSLWDPNITVETLEARQLWVSFTLWNESTHYQILLTSFPHTENHSCFQHTLMVPEPAYQDSRQRSNVTLTLSDSNWCCRHRVQIQPFFSSCLNDCLRHSITVPCPEIPDPPDYIPLWVYGFITGISILLVGSVILLIICMTWRLPRSREKYRNDTKCTDVLPKSSLTPPPLKPRKVWIVYSADHPLYVDVVLKFAQFLLTVCGTEVALDLLQEQVISEVGIMTWVGRQKQEMVETNSKIIILCSRGTRAKWQAILGWEEPAVQLRCDCWKPGGDLFTAAMNMILPDFKKPACFGTYIVCYFRDISSESDIPDLFNITPRYPLMDKFEEVYFRIQDLEMFEPGRMHRVGELTGENYLRSPSGWLLKEAVERFREWQAQCPDWFERENLCSAEDQDLPSLDEEVFEEPLLPPGGGIIKQKPLVQEPASEGCLVLDLRVCEEGRGMSRLEPQVQPQGEPAALTLQTEVLPVEEAPPTQAVQPVPQATGSSTASRLAVVEGDEAWPLLEGHGPRRNSILFPVDSEDPPLCSTPRASPNHLPEDVREQLEGLMFSLFQQSLGCQDQEGWESAAAALKDLYAPCEDGQRQSVQSDQGYISRSSPQPPEGLLEMEEEGEKQDLGRSAKQLSPEDLESLRSLQRQLFFQELQKNSGWDGVEPEMP, from the exons GGGCTAAACTGCGTAGTCAAGAATA GTACCTGCCTGGATGACAGCTGGATCCACCTTCGAAATCTGACCCCTTCATCCCCAAAGGATGTCCAGGTCCACCTGGACTTTGTCCAGACCCAGCATGGAGACCTACTGCCTGTAGCTGGCATCAGATGGACCCTGCAGACAGATG CCAGCATCCTCTACCTGGAGGGTGCAGAGTTGTCTGTCCTGCAGCTGAACACCAATGAACGTTTGTGTGTCAAGTTTGAGTTTCTGACCAGACTGAAGCATCATCATAAGCGG TGGCATTTTACCTTCAGCCACTTTGTGGTAGAACCTGGCCAGGAGTATGAGGTGACTGTTCACCACCTGCCCAAACCCATCCCTGATGGTGACCCAAACCACCAGTCCAGGAACTTTCCCGTACCTG GCTGCGAAGACCCCAGGATGAAGATGATCACACCATGCGTGGGCTCAG GCAGCCTGTGGGACCCCAACATCACCGTGGAGACCCTGGAGGCCCGCCAGCTGTGGGTGAGCTTCACCCTGTGGAATGAATCTACCCATTACCAGATCCTGCTGACAAGTTTTCCACACACGGAGAACCACAGCTGCTTCCAGCACACACTGATGGTGCCCGAG CCTGCGTACCAGGACTCCCGCCAGCGGTCCAATGTCACGCTTACCCTGTCAGATTCTAATTGGTGCTGCCGCCACCGAGTACAG ATCCAGCCCTTCTTCAGTAGCTGTCTAAACGACTGCCTCAGACACTCCATAACTGTACCCTGCCCGGAAATTCCAGATCCTCCAG ACTATATACCCCTGTGGGTGTACGGGTTCATCACGGGCATCTCCATCCTGCTGGTGGGTTCCGTCATCCTGCTGATCATCTGCATGACCTGGAGGCTACCCA ggtCTCGTGAAAAATACAGGAATGACACCAAATGTACAG ATGTCCTGCCCAAGAGCAGCCTGACGCCCCcacccctgaagcccaggaaggtCTGGATTGTCTACTCAGCTGACCACCCCCTCTACGTGGATGTGGTCCTAAAGTTCGCCCAGTTCCTGCTCACCGTCTGTGGCACCGAAGTGGCCCTCGACCTGCTGCAGGAGCAGGTCATCTCAGAggtggggatcatgacctgggtgggcCGCCAGAAGCAGGAAATGGTAGAGACCAACTCCAAGATCATCATCCTGTGCTCCCGAGGCACCCGCGCCAAGTGGCAGGCCATCCTTGGCTGGGAGGAGCCTGCTGTCCAGCTTCGGTGTGACTGCTGGAAGCCCGGGGGTGACCTCTTCACAGCGGCCATGAACATGATCCTGCCAGACTTTAAGAAGCCAGCCTGCTTCGGCACCTACATTGTCTGCTACTTCCGTGACATCAGCAGTGAGAGTGATATTCCTGACCTCTTCAACATCACTCCCAGGTACCCACTCATGGACAAATTTGAGGAAGTTTACTTCCGAATCCAGGACCTGGAGATGTTTGAACCCGGCCGGATGCACCGCGTTGGGGAGCTCACGGGTGAGAACTACCTGCGGAGCCCCAGTGGCTGGCTGCTGAAGGAGGCCGTGGAGAGGTTCCGGGAGTGGCAGGCTCAGTGCCCTGACTGGTTCGAGCGCGAGAACCTTTGCTCCGCAGAGGACCAGGACCTCCCATCCCTGGATGAAGAGGTGTTTGAAGAGCCGCTGCTGCCACCGGGAGGAGGGATCATCAAGCAAAAGCCCCTGGTGCAGGAACCTGCCTCCGAGGGCTGCCTGGTGCTCGATCTGCGCGTctgtgaggaaggaaggggaatgtCCCGGCTGGAACCTCAAGTTCAGCCCCAGGGAGAGCCGGCAGCCCTGACGCTCCAGACAGAGGTGCTCCCTGTGGAGGAGGCGCCTCCAACTCAGGCAGTACAGCCTGTCCCTCAAGCCACCGGGAGCAGCACAGCCAGCCGCTTGGCCGTGGTGGAGGGAGATGAGGCCTGGCCACTGTTAGAGGGCCACGGCCCTCGGCGGAACAGCATCCTCTTCCCCGTGGACTCAGAGGACCCGCCCCTCTGCAGCACGCCTAGGGCATCGCCCAACCACCTCCCGGAAGACGTGAGGGAACAGCTCGAAGGCCTGATGTTCTCACTCTTCCAACAGAGTCTGGGCTGCCAGGACCAGGAGGGCTGGGAGAGCGCCGCAGCAGCCCTCAAAGACCTGTACGCTCCCTGTGAGGATGGGCAGCGACAGTCAGTGCAGTCCGACCAGGGCTACATCTCCAGGAGCTCCCCGCAGCCCCCTGAAGGACTCCTGgaaatggaggaggagggagaaaagcagGACCTGGGGAGGTCGGCCAAGCAGCTCTCGCCTGAGGACCTAGAGAGCCTGAGAAGCCTCCAGCGGCAACTTTTCTTCCAAGAGCTTCAGAAGAACTCTGGCTGGGACGGTGTGGAGCCCGAGATGCCATAG